From the Candidatus Saccharimonadaceae bacterium ML1 genome, one window contains:
- a CDS encoding Single-stranded DNA-binding protein, with the protein MDREESVEFARKLVEDIVSFFGENIAVEAHIEDDMIALAVESSDLNSILIGHNAETLRSLQYIVMTALHNKGAALTHAVVDVANYKKQREEKVAEKARGWIEEVRRSGDSHIAHINAADRRIVHRVATEYSDIRTYSEGEGRDRYIVIAQASS; encoded by the coding sequence ATGGATCGAGAAGAATCAGTTGAATTTGCACGCAAGCTCGTTGAGGATATTGTGTCGTTTTTCGGCGAAAATATTGCCGTTGAAGCGCATATTGAAGACGATATGATTGCGCTCGCCGTTGAAAGTAGCGATTTGAACAGTATCCTAATCGGGCATAATGCCGAAACATTGCGTAGTCTTCAATATATTGTGATGACAGCGCTTCATAATAAAGGTGCAGCGCTTACGCACGCTGTCGTTGACGTTGCAAACTACAAAAAGCAACGTGAAGAGAAAGTTGCCGAAAAAGCGCGCGGTTGGATTGAAGAAGTGCGCCGCAGCGGCGACTCGCACATTGCGCACATCAATGCTGCCGACCGCCGAATCGTGCACCGCGTCGCTACTGAATATAGCGATATTCGCACCTATTCCGAAGGCGAAGGGCGCGATCGCTACATCGTGATTGCACAGGCTAGTTCATGA